In a single window of the Perca flavescens isolate YP-PL-M2 chromosome 18, PFLA_1.0, whole genome shotgun sequence genome:
- the map7b gene encoding ensconsin: MADQDGSDASPPESQASYSQYKSEDGRASSATRPSSSGSGQTYTPTLTPTPTLTHTTTSNSPGNSVATKTDSLLFNKIDERQRLARERRVEREKQNAVKEAQWQAREERARQHYEKQLEERRKKMEEQRIKEDKRRAAVEEKRRQKLEEDQVRHEAVMRRTLERSQKTRQKPNRWSWGGALHTNTPSTTADADRRSVSTMNLSKHSDPVFTKRLSYSSATLLHSPDRGLQMRTSSSPVISKAQSKPRLHQGKTTQHKNTGLRHLPLTPWESNVVNRLQQPTHSYLARSRSAMSLSGEQTVSCHPMGSMSFKALQAQPLPHCRSQERNLSRGAVSSTTTTARRRTTGNTQPKDRDHFRKSWSNLSLPLAPILSLPPNKRSSSPSKKTSKVTAPSPGRPPQKTGGRPPTPKLLKSLGTEDPGNLRPYRITPESPQPTRAQEGEEEEQVLTPLQPRPQPLGQNKTSNEQTPAVASESVSSPPAHKPSAGTTDPEEASRILTENRRLAREQREREEEERKQQEEQRRLAKEEMARRKAEERAKREEEAQRQAEEMRRKEEEERKVEGERLQKEREEAERLQKQVGESVQENYRLNLTDPPKMSLGLTKEEEESRQREEAERLRQEREKHFQKEEAERLERKKRLEEIMKRTRRSDPTEKKVVPNRNGNSAVTPAPPSPSAVTVSPTHNSNGRQPEPNPNPNTTALSHLNQRENGEFEEVIVLPSHSRLSPPEGEEQQQQGEERAPVLAFRENGLLKPLGVIEDISAQQGPDVA; encoded by the exons CATCTTACTCCCAGTATAAATCGGAGGATGGCAGAGCGTCTTCAGCCACCCGTCCCAGCTCCTCGGGCTCCGGACAGACCTACACTCCCACATTGACCCCAACCCCCACCCTGACtcacaccaccaccagcaaCAGCCCTGGTAACAGTGTTGCCACCAAAACAG ACTCGTTGCTCTTCAACAAGATCGACGAGAGACAGAGGTTAGCCCGTGAGCGCCGGGTGGAGCGTGAGAAACAGAAtg CTGTCAAGGAGGCCCAGTGGCAGGCACGTGAGGAGCGAGCCAGGCAGCACTATGAGAAGCagctggaggagaggaggaaaaagatGGAGGAGCAGAGGATAAAGGAGGACAAGAGACGGGCTGCCGTGGAGGAGAAACGGCGGCAAAAACTTGAGGAAGACCAG GTTCGTCATGAGGCAGTGATGCGTCGGACGTTGGAGAGGAGCCAGAAAACCAGACAGAAACCCAACCGGTGGTCTTGGGGCGGTGCactgcacacaaacactcccAGCACAACAGCCG ATGCTGACAGGCGGTCAGTGTCCACAATGAATTTATCCAAACACTCAGACCCTGTTTTTACCAAGCGCCTCTCCTACTCCTCTGCCACACTCCTACACTCACCAGACCGAG GCTTACAGATGAGAACATCCTCCTCCCCTGTCATTAGCAAAGCTCAGTCAAAACCCCGCCTACACCAGGGAAAGACCACCCAGCACAAAAACACAG GCCTGCGCCATCTTCCGTTGACGCCATGGGAGAGCAACGTGGTGAACCGCCTGCAGCAGCCAACACACTCCTACCTGGCTCGTAGCCGCAGTGCCATGAGTCTGTCTGGAGAGCAAACAg TGTCCTGCCACCCCATGGGCTCCATGTCCTTCAAAGCCCTGCAGGCCCAGCCGCTTCCTCACTGCCGCAGCCAGGAGAGGAACCTCAGCAGGGGGGCGGTCTCGTCTACCACCACGACTGCTCGCAGGAGGACCACCGGCAACACACAG CCGAAGGACCGTGACCATTTCAGGAAGTCATGGAGCAACCTCTCACTCCCATTGGCTCCCATTCTGAGCTTGCCCCCCAACAAGCGCTCCTCTTCTCCAAGCAAGAAGACCAGCAAAGTGACAGCTCCCTCTCCTGGCAG GCCTCCACAAAAGACAGGAGGGCGCCCCCCGACCCCCAAGCTGCTTAAGTCTCTGGGGACAGAGGACCCTGGAAATCTTCGTCCTTACAGGATCACACCTGAGAGCCCCCAACCCACCAGAGCCCaagaaggggaggaggaagagcaggTCCTCACTCCTCTTCAGCCTCGCCCTCAGCCGCTGGGTCAGAACAAGACCAGTAATGAGCAGACACCAGCAGTAGCCAGCG AGAGTGTAAGCAGTCCTCCAGCCCACAAGCCCTCAGCAGGCACCACAGATCCAGAGGAGGCGAGTCGTATCCTGACTGAGAATCGTCGGCTGGCCCGCGAGCAGAGGGAGCGAGAAGAAGAGGAGCGCAAGCAACAGGAGGAGCAGCGCAG GTTAGCGAAGGAGGAGATGGCTCGCCGTAAGGCCGAGGAGCGGgcaaagagagaggaggaggcccAGCGTCAGGCAGAGGAGAtgagaaggaaggaggaagaggagagaaaggtggagggagagaggcttcagaaagagagagaggaggcagagagaCTCCAGAAACAGGTCGGAGAAAGTGTACAAGAAAACTACAGACTCAACTTGACAGACCCACCCAAGATGTCTCTTGGTCTCACA aaagaggaggaagagtcTCGACAGAGAGAGGAGGCGGAGCGACTgaggcaggagagagagaaacacttCCAGAAAGAGGAGGCTGAACGCCTGGAGAGAAAAAAG cGTCTGGAGGAGATCATGAAGAGAACAAGACGTTCAGACCCAACAGAGAAG AAAGTTGTTCCCAACAGGAATGGAAACAGTGCAG TGACCCCTGCCCCCCCGAGTCCATCTGCAGTGACTGTGTCACCAACACACAATAGCAATGGTCGCCAACCTGAGCCCAACCCAAACCCCAACACCACCGCACTGAGCCATCTTAACCAGAG GGAAAACGGGGAGTTTGAAGAGGTGATTGTACTGCCTTCACATTCCAGGTTGTCTCCTCCTGAGggagaggagcagcagcagcagggggaggAGAGAGCTCCTGTCTTAGCCTTCAGGGAGAACGGCCTCCTAAAGCCTCTAGGCGTAATAGAGGACATATCAGCCCAGCAGGGACCAG ATGTTGCCTGA
- the armc1l gene encoding armadillo repeat containing 1, like, with protein sequence MMDALSVVRQLRDLASEPQNREVIVQDQGCLPGLVLFLDHQNPDVLLATLQTLRYLAELSPNISTMKNELGMMVSLENLTGREGLSIDITALAKEVFDILSAPANPVPRTSERERRKKSQFFINSTNKKAKSVTLHIQGLDSTNTRGLCEEALLKVRGVISFTFQMASKRCTVRIRSDLPTESLASAIAATKVLSAQQVVKNEAGEEVFIPLNPCGGEVQQNSALPDYLPEEEESPEKEVDRAVSRTTAKQDSNGSWLNAAAGFLTKTFYW encoded by the exons ATGATGGATGCACTGTCGGTGGTGCGTCAGCTGCGGGACCTGGCCTCTGAGCCGCAGAACCGAGAAGTGATAGTCCAGGACCAGGGCTGTCTCCCCGGGCTGGTTCTCTTCCTGGACCACCAGAACCCAGACGTGCTACTCGCAACTCTTCAG ACCCTGCGCTACTTGGCTGAGTTGTCCCCCAACATCTCCACCATGAAGAATGAACTGGGTATGATGGTGAGCTTGGAGAATCTAACTGGGAG GGAGGGCCTGTCTATTGACATCACAGCCTTGGCCAAGGAGGTGTTTGACATTCTGAGTGCACCTGCTAATCCTGTGCCACGCACgtctgagagggagaggagaaagaaatCCCAGTTTTTTATCAACTCCACCAACAAGAAGGCCAAGTCTGTCACTCTGCACATCCAGGGGCTGGATAGCACT AACACGCGAGGCTTGTGTGAGGAGGCTCTTCTGAAGGTCAGAGGAGTGATCAGCTTCACCTTCCAGATGGCTTCCAAGAGATGCACCGTCCGCATCCGCTCAGACCTGCCCACTGAG AGTCTGGCATCAGCCATCGCTGCCACTAAGGTGTTGTCAGCCCAGCAGGTGGTGAAGAATGAGGCAGGAGAAGAG GTTTTCATCCCTCTGAACCCATGTGGAGGGGAAGTGCAGCAAAACTCAGCTCTACCCGACTACCTCccagaagaagaggagagcCCAGAGAAGGAGGTCGACCGAGCGGTTTCCCGCACCACAGCTAAGCAAGATTCTAATGGAAGTTGGCTCAACGCTGCCGCCGGTTTCCTCACCAAAACTTTCTACTGGTGA
- the mtfr2 gene encoding mitochondrial fission regulator 2: protein MSLVEDILDVLRVVLEYFGVPPDMLVPVWDSQLCGQYRSIVRMIGTNLPLTPTPRVHFQIPLLTDRPHGRVDITMDTPAIPSFADVLWVFEDEGESFAKTRNHLPPKKQSKNVGRYPGPAQNNAQRGGRSLRQRTEPDALKKITALENELLKLQAQIAMIVTAAPASGLTESQNTVGMLLMSPPPPPALTSTPRCAPPPPAPPPPPPCLGSSAKTSSLLDLIRERRKNDKHLDNGQLKPQDSDVKGIPSMLDVLKNLNQVKLRSVARSPGGTPVGRRCSKGGAALLNDPAALIAEALKRKFAQHRHNNSSDKENSLELSPFGSPETPKVPLHVRRSRGRLHV from the exons ATGTCTTTAGTCGAGGATATCCTGGATGTGCTGCGCGTTGTCCTGGAGTACTTTGGCGTGCCTCCAGACATG CTGGTTCCAGTTTGGGACAGTCAGCTGTGCGGCCAGTATCGCAGCATTGTGCGGATGATTGGGACCAACCTCCCACTGACACCTACACCACGCGTCCACTTTCAG ATCCCTCTGCTCACCGACAGGCCACACGGCCGTGTGGACATCACTATGGATACACCTGCCATCCCTTCGTTTGCTGATGTCCTGTGGGTGTTTGAGGATGAGGGGGAGAGCTTCGCCAAGACCAG GAACCATTTACCTCCAAAGAAGCAAAGCAAAAATGTGGGGAGATACCCAGGACCGGCCCAGAATAACGCACAGAGAGGAGGCCGATCTTTGAGGCAGAGAACTGAGCCAGATGCCCTGAAGAAGATCACAGCGCTGGAGAACGAGCTGCTCAAACTACAAGCTCAGATAGCCATGATCGTTACTGCCGCTCCAGCCTCAG GTCTGACAGAGTCCCAGAATACTGTAGGTATGCTTTTGATGTCTCCTCCCCCACCGCCAGCTCTCACCTCCACACCTCGCtgtgctcctcctcctcctgcacctcctcctcctcctccctgcctTGGCTCCTCCGCTAAGACTTCGTCTCTATTAGACCTGATCCGCGAGCGCAGGAAGAACGACAAACACCTTGACAACGGTCAGCTCAAACCCCAGGATTCAGACGTTAAAGGGATCCCGTCCATGCTGGATGTTCTCAAGAACTTAAATCAAGTTAAATTGCGATCAGTGGCAAG ATCACCAGGGGGGACACCAGTCGGAAGGAGATGCAGTAAGGGAGGCGCAGCATTGCTTAATGACCCAGCGGCTCTTATCGCTGAGGCGCTAAAGAGAAAGTTTGCCCAGCATCGTCACAACAACTCCTCCGACAAAGAGAACTCACTAGAACTCTCGCCGTTCGGCAGTCCAGAAACACCCAAG GTTCCTCTCCATGTAAGACGCAGTCGGGGGCGCCTCCACGTCTGA